The Variovorax sp. PMC12 genome segment CTTCCTCGACCAAGCTGATCCACGGCGGGTTGCGCTACCTCGAGTACTACGAGTTCTCGCTGGTGCGCAAGGCGCTGCAGGAGCGCGAAGTGCTGCTCAAGAGCGCGCCCCACATCATGTGGCCGCTTCGCTTCGTGATGCCGCACGACCCGTCGATGCGCCCGGCCTGGATGATCCGCATCGGCCTGTTCATGTACGACCACCTCGCCAGGCGCGAGGTGCTGCCGGGCTCGCGCAGCGTCGACCTGCGCCGGCATGCCGCCGGCAAGCCGCTGAAGGAGCAGTACAAGCGCGGCTTCGTCTATTCCGACGGCTGGGTCGACGACGCGCGGCTCGTTGTGCTCAACGCGCTGGACGCGCGCGCGCGCGGCGCCGAGGTGCTGACCCGCACGCGCTGCGTGCACGCCCAGCGCGACGCCGACGCCTGGACCGCCACGCTGGAAGGCGCCGACGGCAACAGGCGCACGCTGCGCGCGCGCGCCGTGGTCAACGCGGCGGGGCCGTGGGCCGAGTCCTTCCTGCGCGGCGTGGCGCAGTCGGCCAAGGGCGAGGCGCTGGCCACCAAGAGCCTGCGGCTCGTCAAGGGCAGCCACATCGTGGTGCCGCGCCTGTTCGAGCACGACCATGCCTACATCTTCCAGAACCCAGACAAGCGGATCATCTTCGCCATTCCCTACCAGGACGAGTTCACGCTGATCGGCACCACCGACATCGAACTGACCGGCGACGACCCCGGCGCGGCGCGCATCGCGCAGGAAGAGATCGACTACCTCTGCACCCAGGCCAGCCGCTACTTCGACAAGCCCATCGTGCCGGCCGACGTGGTGTGGACCTATTCCGGCGTGCGCCCGCTGCTGGACGACGCGTCGGGCGATCCGTCCGCCGTCACGCGCGACTACCTGCTCGAGTCGAACACCACCGCCGCGCCGCTGCTGTCGGTGTGGGGCGGCAAGATCACCACCTTCCGCAAGCTGGCCGAGGACGCGGCCGACGAGGTCGGCAAGATGCTGGGCCAGTCGAGCGCGCAGCGCCCGGCTTGGACCGACGGCGCCTTCCTCGCGGGCGGCGACCTGTCGGGCTGGATCGGCGCCGCGAAGCGTCCCGACGACGACTTCGAGCGCTTCGTGTCGGCCGTGCAGGCAAAGCACCCCTGGCTCTACGGCCAGCTCGCGCGGCGGCTGGCGCGGGCTTACGGCGCGCGCATCGACGACGTTCTGGGCGATGCGAAATCCTTCGCCGGCCTGGGCGCCGAAGTGGCACCCGGCCTGTTCGAGCGCGAACTGCGCTTCCTGCAGGACAACGAGTGGGCCGTGACCGCCGACGACGTGCTCTGGCGCAGGTCCAAGCTGGGGCTGCACTACACGCCCGCGCAGCGCGAACAGGTTGCGCGCTGGCTGCAGGCCAATCCCAGGCGCGGCTGAGGCCCGGCGCAGGCCTGGCGCAGGGGCTGGCCACCCCAACCATCGGCAGTCGTAGACATGACTGATGGCAGATGCTTTTGGCGCTTGCTTCGCGTACATTCGACGGCCCCCGAAAGCCACCGCCAGTGATCTCCAGCCTTTCCAGCCTCCCAGACCCCGTCGCCGCGCCTCGCAACAACGTCCCCAAGCGGGTCCTGGTTCTCCGCTACTCGCAGTCCGGCCAGCTCGACCAGGTGGCCGAGCAGATCGTGGCGCCGCTGCGCGCCGACCCGTCGATCCAGGTGCATGAAGAAGTGTTGCGACCACTGCAGCCGTTTCCCTTTCCCTGGCCCTTCCTGACCTTCTTCGACGCCTTCCCGGAGTCGGCCCACATGAAGCCGCGGCCGCTGGCGCCGCTGTCGCTCGGCGGCGATGAAGACTTCGACCTCATCGTGCTGCCTTACCAGGTGTGGTTCCTGGCACCTTCGCAGCCGGTCGCGGCGTTCCTCAAGCATCCGGTGGCCGCGCGCCTGCTCGAGGGGAAGCCGGTGGTCACGGTCATCGCCTGCCGCAACATGTGGCTGCTGGCGCACGAGAAGCTCAAGGGCATGCTGGACGACGTGGGCGCGCGCCTGATCGACAACGTGGTGCTGACCGATCCCGGCCCCACGCTCGCCACCTTCTTCACCACGCCGGCCTGGCTGATCTGGGGCCGCAAGCGCGGCTTCTGGGGCATGCCCGACGCGGGGCTCAGCGCCGAACAGATCCGCGGCAGCGGCCGCTTCGGCCGCGCGCTTCGCGATGCGCTGCACGCCGGCCTCGAACGCGGCACGCAGCCGCTGCTGGCCGGCCTGGGCGCGGTGCGCGCCGATGCCCGGCTGCTCGTCAGCGAGAAGGCCGGCACCCGCAGCTTCTATCTGTGGGGCAAGCTCATCATGGCGGCCGGCCGCCCCGGCGCATGGCAGCGCAAGCCGCTGCTGCTGCTGTACGTGCTGTTCCTGCTGGTACTGATCATTACGGTAGTGCCCGTGAGCCTCACGCTCCAGGCGCTGCTGCGGCCTTTGTTCCGGGGGTGGCTGACTAGAATGACCGCCCAGTTCGAGTGCCCGTCGGGCTCCGCCACGGACCGCTCCCATCTCTATGACGACTGATGTCTTCCTGACCCGTACCGCCGCCTTCCTGCCCTTTCCCCCGGTCGGCAACGACGACATCGAAGACGTGCTCGGCCGCATCGGCGGCAAGGCTTCGCGCGCGCGGCGGCTCATTCTTCGCAGCAACGGCATCCAGTCGCGCCACTACGCCATCGACCGCGCCACCGGCGAACTGGCCATGACCAACGCGCAGCTCACCGCCTCGGCCATCCGCGCGCTGGGCGACGACGTGGGGCCTGTCGACTGCCTGGCCACCGGCACCTCGCTGCCCGACCAGCTCATGCCCAACCATGCGGTGATGGTGCACGGCGAACTCGGCTGGCCGCGCCTCGAAGTGGTGGCCTGCGCGGGCATCTGCCTTGCCGGCGCCACGGCGCTGAAGCATGCGTGGCTGTCGGTGCGCGCGGGCGACGCGCGGCGCGCGGTGGCCACCGGTTCGGAGCTGGCCTCGGCCGTGATGCGCGGTTCGCGCTTCGAGGCGGAGCTGGAGCACAAGCTCGAAGCGCTCGAGGCCCGGCCCGAGCTGGCCTTCGAGAAAGACTTCCTGCGCTGGATGCTGTCCGACGGCGCCGGCGCGGTGCTGCTGGAGCGCGAGCCGCGCGGGCCGCTGTCGCTGCGCATCGACTGGATCGACCTGTCGTCGGCCGCGCACGAACTGCCGGTGTGCATGTACGCAGGCGCCGAGAAAAACGCCGAAGGCGGCCTCGACGGCTGGGCCCGAAAGTCGACCGAAGACTGGCAGCGCGAGTCGACCTTCGCCGTCAAGCAGGACGTGCGCCTGCTCAACGACAACATCGTGCGCGCCACGCTGGGCGAGCCGCTCGCGGCCATCATCGAGCGGCGCGGGCTGAGGTCGGCGGACATCGACTGGTTCCTGCCGCATCTGTCATCGCACTATTTCGTCGAACCAGTGAGCCAGTGCCTCGAGTCGCTGGGCCTGCACATTCCGCGCGAGCGCTGGTTCAGCAACCTCGCGAGCAAGGGCAACACGGGCTCGGCGTCGCCTTACATCATGCTCGACGAGCTGTTCCGCTCGGGCCGCATCAAGCCCGGGCAGAAGCTCTTGATGTTCGTGCCCGAAAGCGGCCGCTTCTCCAGCGGCTTCATCTACATGGAGGCGGTGTAGCCATGGACCTCGACGCTGTACCGCAGGAGGGCAATGCGACCCTCGACGGCCATTCCAAGCTGATGTATGCGCGCGACGCGCAGGGGCGCGTTGTCACCGCCACCTCGCGCGGCTGGGAGGCCGAAGAGATCGTCACCAGCCACGCCGTCGACGTGCTCGTCGAACAGGCGCAGGCCGCAAGGGAGCGCGTGAAGGCGGGCCAGGCCTCGCCGCTCGAATACTGGATGTACGAGCGCCGCATGGACGTGGCGCTGCTCTCCCAGACCAGCGGCTTCTGGCAGTGGCGCGTGCGGCGCCACCTGCAGCCGCGCCATTTCGCCGCGCTGTCCGAAGCACAACTCGCACGCTACAGCGAAGCGCTGGGGCTGCCCGTTTCCACCCTGCAAGGCTTGCCGTGAAGTTCCAACACCAACAGGCGGCGCACTGCGAGAGCGGCGTCATCTCCAGCCTGATGCGCCACCACGGCGCGCCGATGAGCGAGAGCATGGCGCTGGGGCTTTCATCGGCGCTGTCGTTCGCGTACCTGCCGTTCATCAAGCTGTCGGGCCTGCCGCTCATTTCGTACCGCATGCCGCCCAAGGCCATCATCAAGGGCCTGCTGGCGCCGATGGCCGCGCGCTTTCGCTTCGAGACCTTCCGCAGCCCCGAGGCCGGCCAGCAGCGGCTCGACGCCTTGCTCGCCGACGGCCAGCTGGTGGGGCTGCAGACCTCGGTCTACTGGCTGCCGTACTTCCCGCCAAACATGCGCTTTCACTTCAACGCGCACAACCTGCTGGTCTACGGCAAGGACGGCGACGACTACCTGATCAGCGATCCCGTGTTCGAGGAGCCCGTGCGCTGCGCCAGCAGCGACCTGGCCCGCGCACGCTTCGCCAAGGGCGTGCTCGCGCCCAAGGGGCTCATGTACTACCCGCAGGCCATCGACCGCAAGGCGGTCGACGCGGCCAGCGTCGTCAAGGCCATCCGCAAGACGGTGCGCAACATGCTCGCCCCGATTCCTATCGTCGGCGTGCGCGGCATGCGCACGCTGGCCAGGCGCATGCAGGCGCTGTCGCCGACCGACCCGCGCAGCGTCGACTTCATCGGCCACGTGGTGCGCATGCAGGAAGAAATCGGCACGGGCGGGGCGGGCTTTCGCTTCATCTACGCGGGCTTCCTGCAAGAGGCCGCGCACCTGCTCGACAAGCCGCAACTGCAGCAGATGTCGGAGCGGCTGATCGCGATCGGCGACGGATGGCGCGCGTTCGCACTCAAGGCGGCGCGGATGGTGAAGGGGCGCGAGGCGGTGGACCCCGCAGCGCTTGCCGCGAAGCTGCGTGAGCAGGCTCAGCAGGAAGAAAGCTTCTTCCGCGATCTCAAGGCTGCCGTCGCCTGATGATTCTTTGTCTGGTTTCGAGTCGTTCGGGGTGCGATCACGTCGACGGGGTACCTTGCTCCGCGAATGTCCCCCGCCCTGCGGGCTCCTCCTTTATTTCGCTGCGCAAGGCACCCCGCCGACGTGATCGTTCAGAGCACTTGTTGATTGGCCGGAACAACGACCGCGCTTGTTGTGCACAGGGCATCGGGTGCTCCCCGCAGCGAAATAAAGGAGGAGGCCGAAGGCCGGGGGACATTCGCGGAGGGGAGTACCCGATGCCCTGCGCACACGCCCCGAAAAACACGCAGATGGCAAACCGATGCTAGAGCTGAAGAGCCTCAGCTACCGGTATCCGCATGCCGACGCGGCCGCACTGGCCGACGTATCGCTCGCAGTGCCGAGAGCTTGCGTGCTCGGTCTTCTGGGCCCGAACGGCGCAGGCAAGACCACGCTCATCTCGCACCTGTCGGGCGCGCTGGCCGTGCAGTCGGGCGAGATCCGGATCGACGGTCAACCGCTGCAGCAGGTGCGTGCAAAGACCCCAACAAGGATTGCCGTCGCGCCGCAGGAGCATGCGTTCTATCCCATGCTGACCGTGGCCGAGAACCTCGCATGCTTCGCGGCGGCGGGTGGCCTGTCTGGCGCGAAGAAAAAAGAGCGCATCGCCGCCTGCACGGAGTTTGCGCAACTCGAACAGTTCTCCGGCGTGCGCGCTGAAAGACTCTCCGGTGGCCTCAAGCGGCGCCTCAACCTCGCCATTGCGTTGCTGCCCGAGCCCGAGCTGATGCTCTTCGACGAGCCCACCGTCGGCGTCGATCCGCAGTCGCGCGCCTTCATCCTCGACGCCATCAAGAGCCTTGCGCAGCAGGGCGCGGCGGTGATCTACGCCTCGCACTACATGGAAGAGATCGAGGCCATCGCCGATCGCGTCGTCATCCTCGACCGGGGCCATGTGCTGCGCGAAGGCGCGCTCGACGAGCTGCTCTCGAAGAGCGCGATGCTGCTCACGCTCGCGGCCGACGGGCTCGATGCGGGCATGCTCTCGCGCTTCGGCACGTTGGAAGAGGGCGGCGTGCACTGGCGCATCCACCTGGACAGAGGCATCGGCCCGGGTCCTGTGCTGGCAGCGCTGGAAGCGCAGGGCGTCGAAGTGCGCCACGCGGAGTTCGGCCGCCATGACCTGGAGCAGCTGTTCATGGCGCTCACCCATCGCTCGCTGCGCGACTGACCGAGGTTCCCATGCTCCTCGCGCTCATCAGGAAAGAACTGCTCGCCCTCGTGCGCGACATGCACGGGCTGGCCGCGCTGTTCGTGATGCCGATGGTCTTCATCGTGCTGATGTCGCTCACGCTGAAAGACATCTACCGCCCGCCGCTCGCCGAGCTGAGCTATGCGGTCGACATGCGCGACACCGCCACGCCGGCGCAGTGGCTCAAGCAGCTCTGGCAGCGCAACCACGGCACGCCGCAGACGCTGGGCGACGACTGGCAGGCGCGGCTGCGCAACGGTTCGCTCAAGTACGTGATCGTGATGGAGCCGGGGCTGTCGCAAGAGCTGGAGTCGGCCGCGCTCTCGACCCAGGCGCGCATCCACCTGCTGACCGAGCCCGGCATCGACGCCAACCTGTTCAATGCGCTGCGCGCGGAGCTGGTCGGCGCGTCGGGCGAGCTCAAGGCACGGCTCGCGCTGGCGGTGCCCGGCACGGCCAGCCCCGCGCCCGATGCGTCGATCCAGGCGATGGTGCGCGCCGAGCGCTTCTCCGCCGCCGGTCCGCGCCCGACCTCGGTGCAGCAGAACGTGCCCGCATGGCTGGTCTTCGGCATGTTCTTCGTGGTCGCGTCGCTGTCCAGCCTGTTCGTGCAGGAGCGCAGTTCGGGCGCGCTCGGCCGGCTGCAGAGCCTGGGCGTCTCGCGCTTCACGCTGCTGGCGTCCAAGGCCTTGCCCTACCTTGGCGTGAACGCGCTGCAGGCGGTGCTGATGCTGGCGGCCGGCATCTGGTTCATGCCGCTGATCGGCGGCGACGCGATGTCACTCGCCGGCATCCACTGGGGCGCGCTGGTGCTGTCGCTCGCGGCGGTGAGCCTGGCGGCGGTGAGCCTGTCGCTGGCGCTGGCCTGCCTGGTGCGCAGCCATGCGCAGGCGGCCACCATCGGACCGATGGTCAACGTGCTGATGGCGGCTGCCGGCGGCATCATGGTGCCCAAGTTCGTGATGCCGGGCTTCATGCAGCGGCTGGTCGAGATCTCGCCGATGAACTGGGGGCTCGAAGCGCTGCTCACCGTGCTGCTGCGCGGCGGCGGCGTGGCCGACGCGCTGCCGCAGATCGGCCGGCTGGCCGTGTTCGCGGCGGTGATGTTCCTCATCGCCGTATTTCTGTTTCGCAGGCGCGCACCATGAGCACCATTGACACCGTCACCCCTGAATTCATTGACAGCCTCAAGGCCATGGTGCTCGAAGCCGTCGAGAAGACGGCGCCCCCGGGCGGCCTCGGCGACGACGAGCCGCTGTTCGGCCCCGAGGCGCGGCTCGACCTCGACTCGCTCGATGCGCTGCAGGTGTCGATGGCGATCCAGCAGCGCTTCGGCGTGCGCATGCCCGACAGCAAGGAGACGCGCCGGGCGCTCACGTCCATCGCGCATCTGGCGCAGCATCTCGCGCAAGCGGGCAAGGCATGAGCCAGGTCTTCCTGGCCGGCGTCGGGCTGGCCTGCGCGCTGGGGGAAGACATGCCGCGCGCACTGGCTTCCTTGCGGCGCGGCGGTGTGCCGCCGCTGCCCGTGGCCATTGCCGATGACCTGCGCTGGCCCGTGCATGCGCTGCCGCCATCGGAGGGCGACTGGACCGAGCGCCTGCGCCGCATCGTGCGCAACGTGGCCGCGAAGACCGGCGACTGGGGTGAGCGCACCGCGCCGCTGTTCGTGGCCTCGTCGTCGCTCGACATCGGGTTCATGGAACACATGGAGCCGTCCCGGCGGCTCGGCGGCGATCTGCAGGACTTCGCCGACATCGTGGCCGATGCGCTGGACTGGCAAGGACCGGTGTTCACCGTGTCGACCGCCTGCACATCGTCGCTGAACGCGCTGCTGACGGCCTGCGACATGATCCGCGCCGGCGAGGCGCAAGAGGCGCTGGTGATCGGTGCCGAACTGGACAACCGCTTCACCGTCGCCGGCTTCGGCGCGATGCAACTGCTGGCGCCCGATCGCGCAAGGCCCTTCGGCGCCGGACGCAAGGGGCTGGTGCTCGGCGAGGCGGTGGCTGCGCTGCGGCTGCAGTCGCGCGCCGCGCGCTGGCAGTTCATGGGCGGCGCCAACGTGGTCGACGGGCGCAACCCCTCTGGCACCGAAGCCAGCGCGGTGCTTGCGATGTGCCAAGGGGCGCTGGCGCAGAGCGGCCTGCGGCCGGCCGACATCGACCTCGTCAAGGTGCAGGCCGCCGGCAGCCCGGTCAACGACGCGATCGAGGTGGAAGCGCTCAGGCAGGTGTTCGATCCGCTGCCGCCGCTGGTGTCGCTCAAGTCGGTGATCGGCCACACGCTGGGCGCCGCGGGAGCGGCCGAACTGGCGCTGCTGGTGGGCTGCATCGAAGGCGGTGCGTGGCCGGTGGTGGACTATCCGCTCGACGAGACGCTCGGCATCTCGCTGTGCAGGCAGGCGCCGCGGAGGCTGCGCCACATGCTGCTCAATCTGGTGGGCTTCGGCGGCGGGCATGCCTCGCTGGTGCTGAAGGACTGCTCGGCATGACGGCTTGGCGCACCGCTGCGCACTTCCTCGCGCATCCGCCGCCGCAGGAGTGGCGCGACGACCTGGCGCGGCGCATCGGCCGTCGTCCGCGCCGCGTCGGCTTGTGGACGGAGCTTGCGATGTACGGCGCGCGCTGCTGCCTGGACGCGGCCGGCGAGACCGCGCTGCCTGCCGATGCCCGCCTGCGCGTGGCCAGCCTGCGCGGCGCACGGGAGGCCACGCAGGCGGGCCTTTCGCAGCTAGACACGGGCATGCCGATGCCTTTCACCTTCATGCAGAGCCAGCCCGCGCTGATGCTGGCCGAGGTGGGGCGGTGCCTGGAATGGCAAGGCGATGCGAGCTTCATGCTGTGCCGCGATCCGCAGCGCCTGCTGGCGTTGTCGAAGCTGGGCGCGTCAAGCGGCGGCCTGCTGTTGGGCACCGTCGAAGAAGCGCACGGGGGCGAGTCGCCGCGTACCGAATGGTGGCGGCTGATGCCGGCCTGAGGCCGCGGGTCAGCCCGAGATCGAGCGCTGCAGGTTGATGCGTGCCTGCGCCTCGAGCTGCGCATGCATGCGCGGCGTGGCGTAGATGGCCTTGCGATCGAGAAAGCGCTGCAGGATGGCGCGCCGGCGCGGCAGGCGCACTTCCTCTGGCACGAAGCCGTATTCGGCGTGCACCTGGCGCTCGTATTCGTCGAAGCGCTCGCGCCCGGCACCCAGGATCGACAGGTCGATGTCGATCAGCAGTTCGGCGTCGCGGCCTTCGGGCACCGCATCGTGGCGTGTGGCCATGACGAGCGCGTGCACGCGTTCGGCCGCTTCCGCGTCGACGCCAGCAGCCAGCAAGGCCTGCCGCGCCCAGTCGGCGCTGCGTGCTTCGTTGTCGTGTGCATGCACGTCGTAGATCGCGTCGTGGAACCACAGCGCAAGCGCGACTTCCGCGGGGTGTTCCGCCAGCGCCTGTTCGCGCTCGAACCACGCGAGGCATTCGCCCAGGTGCTGCATCGTGTGGTAGTGGCGCTGGGGTTCGGCGTAGCGCCGCTGCAGCTCGGCGCACAGCGCCTCGTCGGGCGCCGTCACGCCCAGCGCATGCCAGGCCGCGTTCCAGTTCGCTCGCAGTGCCTCGGGCGACATGGTGCCTATTGCTCCATCGCGGCCTTGACCTCTTGCCCGAGGTCGAGCACGGACATGGCGTAGTAGCTGCTCCAGTTGTAGCGCGTGATCACATAGAAGTTGCGCGTTCCGGCCACGTAGGTGGGCGGCGCGTCGGCGCCGTTCTGCAGCTCGACCAGCGCGAGCAGGCCCTTGTGGCGGATGCCGTCGCCCTCGGGCACCGCGCCCGCGGCCACGAAGCTGTCGGCGCTGAATGTCGGCAGGATGTCGGGCGCCAGCAGCAGCGCCTTCTGCAGCCGCGCTTCCTCGAAGTGCACCGGAAAGATGGCGGGCATGCCCGGCTGCCAGCCGAAGGCCTTGAAGTAGCTGGCCACGGAGCCGATCACGTCGGCCGGGTTGTTGACGAGGTCGATGCGGCCGTCGCCGTCGAAATCGACCGCGTACTTGGCGATGCTGCTGGGCATGAACTGCGGCATGCCCATGGCGCCGGCGTAGCTGCCCAGCGGGGTGAGCGGGTCGTCGGCGGTGCGGCTCTCGGTGCTCAGGAAGCTCTCGAGCTCGCCGCGGAAGAAGGCCTCGCGCTCGGCCGCTCGCGGGTGTCCCTGGGGAAAATCGAAGGACAGCGTGGCCAGCGCGTCGATCACGCGGAAGCTGCCCATGTTGCGCCCGTAGATGGTTTCCACGCCGATGATGCCGACGATGATTTCCGGCGGCACGCCGTACACCTGCTGGGCGCGCGCCAGCGTGTCGGCATTGGCGCGCCAGAAGCGCACGCCGGCCGCGATGCGCACCGGGTCGATGAAGCGGCTGCGATAGGTCTGCCAGTTCTTCACGGTGCCCACCGGGCCCGGCAGCATGAGCCGCGGCACGTTGGGCAGGAAGCGCGCGCTGCCGATGGTGGCGCGAACCCATTCGCGGTCCAGGCCCCGGCGGGCCGCCACTTCGTCGGCGAACTGCATGGCGTCGTCGCGCGTGGCGTAGGGCGTGCTGCCGCGCACCGGATTGACCGCGGCGGCGGCACGGCCGCTGGAGGACTTCTGTGCTGCAGCCCCCGTGGACCATGCGCAGCAGGCGGCGAGAAGAGCGGCTGCCGCGGCGGCGCGGGACGGCTTGGGGAGAAAGAATCGCATGGGTCGATTGTGCCGCCCGCCCGCACGGACCCCTTTCGGGGACACATGTGGTTTCAGCCGCGCGGGTTCGCGGCGGGCCAGGCGAGGCGTCGGAATTCGGCGCGCAGGGAGGAAAGGGAATCCGGCGTGGCCGGTGCGTAGCGTTGTGCCTCCAGCTTCAGCAGCCAGTCGCGCACCGCCTGCGCAGACGGGCCGAAGCGCGCGTCGGCGGCCTGGGCCATCTGGCGCGGCGGCGCGGTGTCGGGCAGCTGCAGGCCGGCCCTGGCGAGCCGCGCGCGGGCCTGGCCCAGCAGGCGCAGCCACGGGTCGTGGCGGCTGCGCTCCCACAGCGTCCAGGCGGCGCCGGCAAGGCTCGCGCCCACCAGCAGATAGAGCAGCACATAGGCCAGGTCTTCCAGGCTCGGCGCCTCGAAGCCGATGTTCTTCAGCAGGTTCAGCTGGCGGCTCTGCGTGTAGTTGAGCACCCACTGGTTCCAGCCGTTGTTCACCGCCTCCCAGGCGGCGCGGATGTTCTGCGCGAGCGTGGGGCTCATCGCGCCGATGGCGCCCGCGAACAGCCCCGGCTGCGGCACCAGCCGCTGGAACTGGCCGATGCGGCCCGGCGCGACGGAACCCGTGGGATCGACGCGCACCCAGCCCGTGCCTTCCTGCCAGACCTCGGCCCAGGCATGCGCGTCGCTCTGGCGAATGATCCAGTAGTTGTCGACCGTGTTGAGGTCGCCGCCCTGGTAGCCGGTGACGATGCGCGACGGCACGCCCAGGTTGCGCATCAGCACCACGAAGGCCGAGGCGATGTGTTCGCAGAAGCCTTCCTTGCGGTCGAACCAGAACTCGTCGGCGGTGTTGTCGCCGTACACGCCTGGCTCCAGCGTGTAGCTGTAGCCGCCGGTGCGCAGCCGTGCGAGCGCGGCCTGCACGAAGGCCGGCGTATCGGCACCGGCCAGCGCGGGGTCGGCACGCATCTCGGCGGCCAGTGCTGCGGTGCGCGGATTGGTGCCGGGCGGCAGCGCCAGGTAGGCCTGCAGCTGGCCGCCGGCGCGCTTGAGCGGGCCGCTGTGGAACTGCGTGTAGCTCTCGGCGCGGTAGCGCACCAGGTCGTTGAGCGGGCGGTTCGCCAGCCATTGCAGGTCGGGCGTGCCCGTCACCTCGAAGCCCGGAGCCTCGGGCGCGCGCGGCGCGGCATCGAGCGTCAGCAGCAGCGGGCGGTTGCTGGGCTCGAGCGTGACCTCGTAGCGCACCGGCTCGCCGCTCACGCGCAGGTTCGGCGTCCACTGGGTGCCGCGCGCCCATGACGGCAGCGCGGTCCATTCGCGGCCGTCGAACTGCGCGAGCACCGGGCCGCGGAAGTAGAGCTGGCTTTGCGGCGGCACCTTGCCGGTCTCGAAGCGCACCCGCGCGGCGATGCTGTCGTCCAGCGCCAGTTCGGCGATGGTGCCGACACGCATGACGTT includes the following:
- the mltB gene encoding lytic murein transglycosylase B encodes the protein MRFFLPKPSRAAAAAALLAACCAWSTGAAAQKSSSGRAAAAVNPVRGSTPYATRDDAMQFADEVAARRGLDREWVRATIGSARFLPNVPRLMLPGPVGTVKNWQTYRSRFIDPVRIAAGVRFWRANADTLARAQQVYGVPPEIIVGIIGVETIYGRNMGSFRVIDALATLSFDFPQGHPRAAEREAFFRGELESFLSTESRTADDPLTPLGSYAGAMGMPQFMPSSIAKYAVDFDGDGRIDLVNNPADVIGSVASYFKAFGWQPGMPAIFPVHFEEARLQKALLLAPDILPTFSADSFVAAGAVPEGDGIRHKGLLALVELQNGADAPPTYVAGTRNFYVITRYNWSSYYAMSVLDLGQEVKAAMEQ
- a CDS encoding transglutaminase family protein, which encodes MNKLMTRLATLPRDARDTLFLLAVIALIVLPQVENIPWWCTAITAMVLLWRGMLAVQARPLPGRWWRAALLALTLAATFATHRTLLGRDAGVTLIVILLALKTLELRARRDAFVIFFLGFFAMLTNFFYSQSLLTAFTMLLALLGLLTALVNAHMPVGRPPLWQAARTAGWMALAGAPIMLALFLLFPRFAPLWGTPSDAMVGRSGLSNVMRVGTIAELALDDSIAARVRFETGKVPPQSQLYFRGPVLAQFDGREWTALPSWARGTQWTPNLRVSGEPVRYEVTLEPSNRPLLLTLDAAPRAPEAPGFEVTGTPDLQWLANRPLNDLVRYRAESYTQFHSGPLKRAGGQLQAYLALPPGTNPRTAALAAEMRADPALAGADTPAFVQAALARLRTGGYSYTLEPGVYGDNTADEFWFDRKEGFCEHIASAFVVLMRNLGVPSRIVTGYQGGDLNTVDNYWIIRQSDAHAWAEVWQEGTGWVRVDPTGSVAPGRIGQFQRLVPQPGLFAGAIGAMSPTLAQNIRAAWEAVNNGWNQWVLNYTQSRQLNLLKNIGFEAPSLEDLAYVLLYLLVGASLAGAAWTLWERSRHDPWLRLLGQARARLARAGLQLPDTAPPRQMAQAADARFGPSAQAVRDWLLKLEAQRYAPATPDSLSSLRAEFRRLAWPAANPRG